Proteins found in one Acinetobacter sp. XH1741 genomic segment:
- a CDS encoding gamma-aminobutyraldehyde dehydrogenase, with protein MAKTQLKHFINGEYVASKGNDYFDLVSPVTGEVYAQSPNATEAEVDAAYAAAKEAFKIWGRSTPSMRQKALLKLADAIEANAERLIEAQSRNTGQLKHLIASEEVGVSADQVRFFAGAARLLDGSATGEYLEGLTSSIRREPIGVVGQVTPWNYPLMMAIWKIAPALAAGNTVVLKPSDTTPESTLLLAEIAAPFFPKGAFNVVLGQAQVGSKVVSHKTPALVSITGSVRAGLQVAASAAANLAKAHLELGGKAPVLVFEDADIDKAVEMIALTGYFNAGQDCTAATRVIVAESVHDEFLRKLVEAAKNTRFGDPDDQDALYGPLNNANQLKNVKAFIDNLPAHAKVETGGKQADRPGFYFEPTVISGLKQHDEAIQKEIFGPVITVQKFTDENDAIEKANDVEYGLASSVWTKDHARATRLSRELDFGTVWINTHIPLTAEMPHGGFKKSGYGKDLSGYGFEEYTRVKHVMSSNE; from the coding sequence ATGGCTAAAACTCAACTAAAACACTTTATTAACGGCGAATATGTTGCTAGCAAAGGAAATGATTACTTCGACCTGGTCAGTCCGGTTACTGGTGAAGTTTATGCACAATCACCTAATGCAACCGAAGCAGAAGTTGATGCAGCGTATGCCGCTGCCAAAGAAGCATTTAAAATTTGGGGACGCAGTACACCATCAATGCGTCAAAAAGCATTACTTAAACTGGCAGATGCTATCGAAGCAAATGCTGAGCGTTTAATTGAAGCGCAAAGTCGCAATACAGGTCAATTAAAACACTTAATTGCATCTGAAGAAGTCGGTGTATCGGCAGATCAAGTTCGTTTTTTTGCAGGTGCTGCCCGTTTACTTGATGGTTCAGCAACTGGTGAATATTTAGAAGGTTTAACCTCTTCTATTCGCCGTGAACCCATTGGTGTAGTTGGCCAAGTTACACCTTGGAACTATCCACTCATGATGGCAATTTGGAAAATTGCTCCTGCTTTAGCAGCGGGTAACACAGTGGTACTCAAACCAAGTGATACAACACCTGAAAGTACTCTTTTACTGGCAGAAATTGCTGCACCATTTTTCCCTAAAGGTGCATTTAACGTGGTGTTAGGTCAAGCACAGGTAGGCTCAAAAGTTGTATCACATAAAACCCCTGCTCTCGTTTCTATTACTGGTTCAGTGCGTGCCGGATTACAAGTTGCCGCTTCTGCCGCAGCAAATTTAGCGAAAGCCCACCTTGAACTTGGCGGTAAAGCGCCAGTACTGGTTTTTGAAGATGCCGACATTGATAAAGCCGTTGAAATGATTGCTTTAACAGGCTATTTCAACGCAGGCCAAGACTGTACTGCTGCAACACGTGTCATTGTGGCTGAATCTGTTCACGATGAATTTTTAAGAAAGTTAGTTGAAGCAGCCAAAAATACTCGTTTTGGCGATCCAGATGATCAAGACGCTCTTTATGGTCCACTCAACAATGCCAATCAATTAAAGAATGTTAAAGCCTTTATTGATAACTTACCTGCTCATGCCAAAGTTGAAACAGGCGGAAAACAAGCAGACCGCCCGGGTTTCTACTTTGAACCGACTGTTATTAGTGGTTTAAAACAACACGATGAAGCCATTCAAAAAGAAATTTTTGGACCAGTCATTACCGTTCAAAAATTTACCGATGAAAATGATGCAATTGAAAAAGCCAACGATGTTGAATATGGCCTAGCTTCAAGTGTCTGGACAAAAGATCACGCCCGCGCGACTCGTCTGTCACGTGAACTTGATTTCGGTACAGTTTGGATTAATACCCATATTCCTTTAACCGCAGAAATGCCACACGGCGGTTTCAAAAAATCAGGTTACGGTAAAGATTTATCTGGCTATGGTTTTGAAGAATATACCCGCGTTAAACACGTGATGAGTTCAAACGAATAA
- a CDS encoding cache domain-containing protein produces MTQHLDIEELQNLLKSVVEETTTITETLANKASKILSKHASEKNADIKLSTSERSALQKEIKNALNQSHYSQGTGFASYSPATQDEQDYWTLEWWYKKEDQLHQAKLENYQNAQRFLDFRSFEWFHKPAQDKSPCIHGPYVDYICNGAYTITIAHPVMIHDQFIGVIATDILVSALEKLLMPKLKNIKQKAVIMNDSSRVITSNDINIRTGTLFKEKTAQQFFSRPCQSFQLVVI; encoded by the coding sequence ATGACCCAACACTTAGATATAGAAGAGCTTCAAAATTTATTAAAAAGTGTTGTTGAGGAAACAACAACAATTACCGAAACACTCGCAAATAAAGCAAGCAAAATTCTGTCAAAGCATGCATCTGAAAAAAATGCAGATATCAAGCTTTCAACTTCAGAACGCTCCGCTTTACAGAAGGAAATAAAAAATGCGCTAAATCAGAGCCATTATAGTCAAGGAACTGGTTTTGCAAGTTATAGTCCAGCAACACAAGATGAGCAAGACTATTGGACACTCGAATGGTGGTATAAAAAAGAAGATCAATTACACCAAGCGAAACTTGAAAACTATCAAAATGCGCAGCGCTTTTTAGACTTTCGCTCATTTGAATGGTTCCACAAACCTGCTCAAGATAAAAGCCCCTGCATACATGGCCCTTACGTTGATTATATTTGTAACGGCGCCTACACCATCACCATTGCTCACCCTGTCATGATTCATGATCAGTTTATTGGTGTCATTGCGACGGATATTTTAGTTTCGGCACTCGAAAAGCTGCTTATGCCAAAACTCAAAAATATCAAGCAAAAAGCAGTCATTATGAATGATTCATCTCGGGTCATTACTTCAAATGACATTAACATCAGAACCGGGACATTGTTTAAAGAAAAGACTGCTCAACAGTTTTTCTCACGACCGTGTCAATCTTTCCAATTGGTCGTGATTTAA
- a CDS encoding FAD-dependent oxidoreductase produces MKIISKPQLLKDVEYKPSKSLQVGKEWSWLNPKHAKFDTATINDASVDNPANYYESSLSDWHTFDSLNADIECDVVVIGGGLLGSSTVLHLAEQGVDTVLLEKNRIGSAASGRNGGQLTPGLARWEAQEMADRLSYEDAKKLWHFTSTEAMQLIDDISEKYQLNFDRKYGHITAAVHEGHLVGLTQGADARKYLGEDHTRIVGKHELMDYIKSDYYTGGLIDELGGQIHPLALNRGLIYGFCQNGGTVYEQTEVISIVEKEDGIYVQTANAVVKAKKSVVLAVHHASFKLLSEQSNTTIPFYTYVATTAPLELDTKELLPFGHPVYDTQFQIDYYRPVFNNRLLFGGQGTGTCWGPEKTLNYLEHRIHTVFPQIKNLEMDFVWSGTTDLTVNGAVDSRKFGHKFPIYAVHGWSGHGVAQTVRIGKAIANDFVGQSNDFEMLSKIDHQNIIFGRTLAPVVIPLAKSMYGIGAMINPGKMVSF; encoded by the coding sequence ATGAAAATTATTTCTAAACCTCAGCTTTTAAAAGATGTGGAATACAAACCAAGTAAATCTCTACAAGTGGGTAAAGAGTGGAGTTGGTTAAATCCAAAACATGCGAAATTTGATACAGCCACGATTAATGATGCATCGGTAGATAACCCAGCCAACTATTATGAAAGCTCACTGTCTGATTGGCATACCTTTGATAGTTTAAATGCCGACATTGAATGTGATGTTGTGGTGATTGGTGGTGGTTTATTAGGTTCATCGACTGTCCTACACTTAGCTGAACAAGGTGTAGATACGGTTTTATTAGAAAAAAACCGCATTGGTAGTGCAGCCTCAGGCCGAAATGGTGGACAACTGACTCCCGGTTTAGCACGCTGGGAAGCTCAAGAAATGGCCGATCGACTCAGCTATGAAGATGCCAAAAAACTATGGCATTTTACCTCTACTGAAGCCATGCAGCTCATTGATGACATCTCGGAAAAATACCAACTCAACTTTGACCGTAAATATGGGCATATTACTGCCGCCGTTCATGAAGGACATTTGGTTGGCTTAACCCAAGGCGCCGATGCACGAAAATATTTAGGCGAAGACCATACCCGTATTGTGGGTAAGCATGAACTCATGGACTATATTAAGTCGGACTACTATACAGGTGGTTTAATTGATGAGTTAGGCGGACAAATCCATCCTTTAGCTTTAAACCGTGGCTTAATTTATGGCTTTTGCCAAAATGGCGGTACTGTTTATGAACAAACAGAAGTCATTTCAATAGTAGAAAAAGAAGATGGGATTTATGTTCAAACAGCAAATGCTGTAGTAAAGGCTAAAAAGTCTGTGGTGTTAGCAGTACACCATGCCTCGTTTAAACTTTTATCAGAACAAAGCAATACGACTATTCCGTTTTACACCTATGTTGCGACCACTGCTCCTTTAGAACTGGACACCAAAGAGCTTCTGCCATTTGGACATCCCGTTTATGACACTCAGTTCCAGATTGACTACTACCGTCCTGTCTTTAATAACCGTTTATTGTTTGGAGGACAAGGCACTGGCACATGTTGGGGACCAGAGAAAACTCTAAATTATCTAGAGCATCGAATTCATACCGTGTTCCCGCAAATTAAAAATCTAGAGATGGATTTTGTGTGGAGTGGCACAACCGATTTAACTGTTAATGGTGCAGTCGACAGTCGTAAGTTTGGTCATAAATTCCCGATTTATGCTGTTCACGGTTGGAGCGGTCACGGAGTGGCACAGACTGTCCGCATTGGTAAAGCCATTGCAAATGATTTTGTTGGGCAATCGAATGACTTTGAAATGTTATCTAAAATTGACCATCAAAATATTATTTTTGGTCGTACCCTTGCACCAGTTGTTATTCCGCTCGCTAAAAGTATGTATGGCATCGGTGCAATGATTAACCCAGGCAAAATGGTATCTTTCTAA
- a CDS encoding nuclear transport factor 2 family protein, which translates to MNKQEMKDLVTKAHHELFNLHDTTALDRYFSEDFIEHSPLVANGISGLRQLVEDCPDMQHEAVRVLADGDLVAIHGRFQGLDENPLVGFDIYRVKDGKIVEHWDGLVAEAAPNVSGRTQLDGPTEIVTHHDPEQNREIVTSFFKKSLIDGNYDAFKEYTHGDQFIQHSPDIGDGVKAVIDFLNNIRNEGQGLVYSKTHRSIADGQFVLTHSEGSIAGNRHAYFELWRVENGKIAELWDAIPAVPEDEQAVHGYGVF; encoded by the coding sequence ATGAATAAGCAAGAAATGAAAGACTTGGTGACTAAAGCCCATCACGAGCTATTTAATTTGCACGACACCACTGCTCTTGATCGTTATTTTTCTGAAGACTTTATAGAACACTCACCACTGGTTGCCAATGGTATTTCGGGTCTGCGTCAATTGGTAGAAGACTGCCCAGACATGCAACACGAAGCTGTACGGGTACTGGCAGATGGTGACTTGGTTGCGATACATGGCCGCTTTCAGGGATTAGATGAAAACCCTTTGGTTGGCTTTGATATTTACCGAGTAAAAGACGGCAAAATTGTGGAACATTGGGATGGGCTTGTAGCAGAAGCAGCGCCAAATGTAAGTGGTAGAACCCAATTAGACGGCCCAACCGAAATCGTAACTCACCATGACCCAGAGCAAAACCGTGAGATTGTGACGTCTTTCTTTAAGAAGTCATTAATTGATGGAAATTACGATGCTTTCAAAGAATACACTCATGGCGACCAGTTCATTCAGCATAGTCCTGATATTGGAGATGGTGTTAAAGCAGTCATTGATTTTTTGAACAATATCCGTAATGAAGGACAAGGTTTGGTATACTCCAAAACGCATCGCTCCATTGCTGATGGTCAATTTGTATTGACACATTCCGAAGGCAGTATAGCTGGAAATCGACATGCCTATTTTGAGTTATGGCGAGTTGAAAATGGCAAAATTGCTGAACTTTGGGATGCAATACCAGCTGTTCCTGAAGATGAACAGGCTGTCCATGGTTATGGCGTGTTTTAA
- a CDS encoding FadR/GntR family transcriptional regulator — protein sequence MSAYTIIFAPIAQATRSEQVVERLENAIISGLLKSNEQLPNEADLARLMGVSPITVREALNTLRVKGLIDTRRGRNGGSFVCELPSDLLLNQHPLRQASNEYLADLGEFHSAILTHSAYLAAQRTTEYELGKIKELIEQFEQAVEADTRAQLDLRCLLTLTSFAQSARLANQELTIQAEWAPLIAVLYRDDDFHREVVKQYHHLLSSFVENNENEAVIQARKIVSMLTDQMLRYKLSSE from the coding sequence ATGTCAGCATATACGATAATTTTTGCACCTATTGCTCAAGCAACTCGTTCGGAACAAGTTGTAGAACGCTTGGAAAATGCAATTATCTCTGGTTTGCTCAAAAGCAATGAACAACTTCCTAATGAGGCAGATTTAGCACGCTTAATGGGAGTTTCGCCAATTACCGTTCGCGAAGCTCTCAATACTTTGCGTGTAAAAGGTTTAATTGATACACGTCGCGGTAGAAATGGCGGAAGTTTTGTTTGTGAACTACCTTCAGACTTACTTTTAAACCAACATCCATTACGCCAAGCTTCAAATGAGTATCTTGCCGATTTAGGCGAGTTTCACAGTGCAATTTTAACGCATAGTGCATATTTGGCCGCTCAAAGAACCACTGAATATGAACTAGGCAAAATCAAAGAGCTCATTGAGCAATTTGAACAAGCAGTTGAAGCCGATACACGTGCGCAGCTTGATTTACGTTGCTTGCTTACACTCACCTCATTTGCTCAATCTGCAAGACTCGCAAATCAAGAACTGACCATTCAGGCTGAATGGGCTCCGCTTATCGCCGTACTTTATCGAGATGATGATTTTCACCGTGAAGTTGTAAAGCAATATCACCATCTCTTGTCATCTTTTGTTGAAAACAATGAAAATGAAGCTGTGATTCAAGCAAGAAAAATAGTTTCAATGCTCACTGACCAAATGCTTCGGTATAAGTTATCGAGTGAATAA
- a CDS encoding APC family permease, with protein sequence MENKASSLKKLSLWQVTIIGIAYMTPMTVFDTFGIVSGITQGHVPLAYLLALGAMLLTAWSYARFSKNSEKSGSAYSYTAESLGPKSGFFVGWCSLLDYLLLPLINVLLAAIYLTALLPSLPYWFWVLVSAGLITLVNCFRIRLLANLSLVFVFAPIILMVIFVYLVIRGIGSTQGYEHVLTLAPLWHGQQSLLPLVAGASVLCFSFLGFDAVTTLSNETKQPTKNIPRAVMLTTLTGGLIFFTAAWFIQLYFPNNVRFHHPSEALPEIVLYVGGALFQSIFLCGQIMNTVASGLASHASASRLLYIMGSDNIFPKKYFGTIHSSLGTPFFSVLFVGLISMSAIFLDLAQVVSLISFGALVAFTAVNFSVFMKFYIKDKQRLGFKNKFLNLFLPLLSVISIICLWLNLDSSSLIFGCFWLSLGILLFIYKTIKKQSIAISNAY encoded by the coding sequence ATGGAAAATAAAGCGTCTTCCTTAAAAAAACTATCTCTATGGCAAGTCACGATTATTGGTATTGCCTATATGACCCCCATGACGGTTTTTGATACTTTCGGTATTGTTTCCGGAATTACTCAAGGCCATGTTCCTCTTGCTTACTTACTTGCTTTAGGCGCTATGCTCCTCACTGCTTGGAGTTATGCAAGATTTAGTAAAAATTCGGAAAAATCAGGCTCCGCATATAGTTATACGGCTGAAAGTTTAGGACCTAAAAGTGGCTTTTTTGTCGGCTGGTGTTCTCTACTCGACTATCTGTTATTACCGCTTATTAATGTTTTACTTGCTGCAATTTATCTTACCGCACTTCTTCCAAGTCTACCTTATTGGTTCTGGGTACTTGTATCGGCAGGACTTATAACCTTAGTCAACTGTTTTCGTATTCGGTTACTTGCCAACTTAAGCCTCGTGTTTGTGTTTGCACCCATCATACTGATGGTCATTTTTGTATATTTAGTCATTCGTGGTATTGGCTCGACTCAAGGTTATGAGCATGTGCTTACCTTGGCTCCGCTATGGCATGGCCAGCAATCGCTATTACCTCTCGTCGCTGGCGCTTCAGTTCTATGTTTTTCATTTCTAGGTTTTGATGCAGTTACTACCCTTTCAAATGAAACCAAACAACCCACCAAAAATATTCCTCGTGCAGTCATGTTAACAACACTTACTGGTGGGCTTATTTTCTTCACTGCGGCTTGGTTTATTCAGCTTTATTTTCCAAACAATGTTCGTTTTCACCACCCTTCAGAAGCACTCCCTGAAATTGTGCTTTATGTGGGCGGTGCTTTGTTTCAGTCTATCTTCTTATGCGGACAAATTATGAACACAGTCGCCTCAGGTCTGGCCTCACATGCCAGTGCCTCGCGTTTACTGTATATAATGGGTTCTGACAATATTTTTCCTAAAAAGTATTTTGGAACCATCCATAGCTCTTTAGGTACGCCTTTTTTCTCGGTTTTATTTGTCGGGCTTATTTCAATGTCGGCTATTTTTTTAGATTTAGCTCAAGTTGTTAGTCTGATCAGTTTTGGTGCGCTCGTTGCTTTTACGGCTGTAAACTTCTCAGTTTTTATGAAATTTTATATTAAAGATAAACAGCGTTTAGGTTTTAAAAATAAATTTCTAAATCTATTTTTACCGCTTTTATCGGTCATTAGCATTATTTGCTTATGGCTCAATCTCGACTCATCTTCACTCATTTTTGGATGCTTCTGGTTATCTTTAGGCATTCTTTTATTCATCTATAAAACGATTAAAAAACAAAGTATTGCGATTAGTAATGCTTATTAA